A genomic window from Fulvitalea axinellae includes:
- a CDS encoding TonB-dependent receptor produces the protein MKSKILPLGIGAGILLSLAFSSQSASADAPGNSPFQVVQQQSRKVSGTIKDSKGEGLPGVSVRLKSDSSVGTITDISGAFQLQVPSSETVLLVSSVGYKAQEVNLAGRSVIDISLDENVTELEELVVIGYGEQKKSDLTGAVTSVKGAKVNKIAATNVTEMLQGNISGARISLSSGAPGASPQIQVRGTGSFGGGSPLYIIDGVQGSPEDLNPDDIASFEILKDAASAAIYGTQGADGVILITTKSGTRAEKLKIDVNTFSAVSEDIDQLSLVSGRQWREVQRLAYENDARDTPASAEAMPDYIADNNFDYSKFANTDWQDALTQKGHVKSVSVGVSGGGKMSNYRASVQYQDIKGVMLDTDQKKYNFRLRGSFGSDKLRFTPTVSYTFRKGNQETYRYGEARKLSPLMPIYDDSRPSGYGFMDSESGYNDFVALSNVVGEAELKKNQYEDHKVVTNIGMVYNPIKDLTISSNFGVENRITFWKQYAPQYQLGKQERNLFAYLTEKAQYERNINADAFVTYKKSFGDHNLKLMAGATYFDRYRRAINVHAQGKNSEDEPAGFVDPLFQLLQPTLSSAGSDATYSASGGYDKLVRVGLISRFNYDYKGRYLLQATIRRDASSKFGRDTRWGNFPSVSAGWKISEEEFFQPASKYLNFLKLRASYGLLGREKTLGLYTKQALVYSGYSHPFGTGEVVSSGSFTFDLENLEYRWEKSISKNIGIDFESLEGQLYGEINYYNNDTEDLLARRGVPSSAGINDPIVNVASLTNKGWEFELGYRKTAGDFTFDVKGNLSFNRSEITKLTKDDEQMFFSTGTVTESGYSIGHFYLIQADGIFQNQQEIDNHKATLEGGQEKVIQPLAKPGDVRFVDKNNDGIINADDREYLGRSEPGFVYGLSAEVGYKGFDLSVLFYGEEDRQLINFDRQGLEKSTPDRNYSTDLLDAWSPSNTGSSVPRLTKIDLNNNNRLSSRWLEDASFLRVKNIRLGYSVPKSVLNKVNVQKLRVYVSGENLFTFTDFTGVDPEAPIGLDQVGGSGYRYPVVKKAVIGLQLTF, from the coding sequence ATGAAGTCTAAAATTTTACCCCTCGGGATAGGGGCTGGGATACTATTGTCCTTAGCTTTTTCGTCCCAGAGTGCTTCAGCCGACGCACCAGGGAATTCGCCATTCCAAGTTGTGCAACAGCAGAGCCGTAAAGTTTCCGGCACTATCAAAGATTCTAAGGGTGAGGGATTGCCTGGAGTGTCCGTACGCCTTAAGAGCGATTCGAGTGTAGGGACTATTACAGATATATCGGGCGCGTTCCAACTTCAGGTTCCGTCGTCTGAGACTGTACTCTTAGTTTCTTCGGTGGGTTATAAAGCCCAAGAAGTCAATCTGGCCGGGCGTAGCGTAATCGACATCTCATTGGACGAGAACGTCACCGAGCTGGAAGAGCTGGTAGTGATCGGTTATGGAGAGCAGAAGAAGAGTGATTTGACGGGAGCGGTGACTTCTGTTAAAGGAGCGAAAGTTAATAAGATTGCAGCCACAAATGTAACGGAGATGTTACAGGGTAATATTTCCGGGGCAAGGATCTCTTTATCCTCGGGAGCTCCGGGAGCAAGCCCTCAGATTCAGGTTCGTGGAACGGGATCATTTGGAGGCGGAAGCCCGTTGTACATTATAGACGGAGTACAAGGTAGTCCCGAAGATCTTAACCCTGATGATATTGCCTCATTTGAGATCTTGAAAGATGCGGCCTCAGCGGCTATTTACGGTACGCAAGGTGCTGACGGTGTTATCCTTATTACGACTAAGTCTGGGACGAGAGCCGAAAAACTGAAGATCGATGTTAACACGTTCTCAGCCGTTTCGGAGGATATTGATCAATTGAGTTTGGTTAGCGGGCGTCAGTGGAGAGAGGTTCAGAGACTAGCATATGAAAATGATGCCAGAGACACCCCGGCTTCTGCGGAAGCAATGCCTGACTATATAGCTGATAACAATTTTGACTACAGCAAATTCGCTAATACTGATTGGCAGGATGCGCTTACTCAGAAAGGCCATGTCAAAAGTGTTAGTGTAGGCGTGAGTGGCGGCGGAAAGATGTCTAACTACAGAGCCTCGGTTCAGTACCAGGACATTAAGGGGGTCATGTTGGATACTGATCAGAAGAAATACAACTTCCGTTTGCGAGGCTCCTTCGGCTCAGACAAACTGAGGTTTACTCCGACAGTCTCGTATACTTTCCGTAAAGGAAATCAGGAAACATACCGTTACGGCGAGGCGCGGAAACTGTCACCATTAATGCCTATTTACGATGATAGTCGCCCAAGTGGATACGGGTTCATGGATAGCGAGTCGGGTTATAATGATTTTGTGGCACTTTCAAATGTTGTCGGGGAAGCCGAACTAAAAAAGAATCAGTATGAGGACCATAAGGTAGTAACCAACATCGGTATGGTTTACAACCCGATCAAGGACTTGACTATATCGTCTAATTTTGGTGTTGAAAACAGGATTACTTTCTGGAAACAGTACGCTCCCCAATATCAACTTGGAAAGCAAGAAAGGAACTTGTTTGCCTATCTGACAGAGAAGGCTCAGTATGAAAGAAATATTAACGCTGATGCGTTTGTGACCTACAAAAAAAGCTTTGGGGATCATAACCTTAAGCTTATGGCGGGTGCTACTTATTTTGATCGCTACCGTAGGGCTATAAATGTGCATGCTCAAGGTAAAAACTCTGAGGATGAGCCGGCTGGATTTGTTGATCCTCTCTTTCAGCTTTTACAGCCAACGCTAAGTTCAGCGGGTAGTGACGCTACGTATTCCGCCAGCGGAGGATATGATAAATTAGTACGGGTTGGTTTGATTAGCCGTTTTAATTACGATTATAAAGGTCGCTACTTGCTTCAGGCTACGATAAGAAGAGATGCGTCTTCTAAATTCGGACGTGACACTCGCTGGGGTAATTTCCCTTCTGTCTCCGCAGGATGGAAAATCAGCGAGGAAGAATTTTTCCAGCCAGCATCTAAGTACTTGAACTTCTTGAAACTTAGAGCCAGTTATGGTTTGTTGGGACGTGAAAAGACACTCGGTCTTTACACCAAGCAAGCTCTTGTTTATTCGGGATATAGCCATCCATTTGGAACGGGTGAAGTGGTTTCTTCAGGATCATTTACTTTCGATTTGGAAAACCTCGAGTATCGTTGGGAGAAGTCAATCTCAAAGAATATCGGTATCGACTTTGAGTCGCTTGAAGGCCAACTCTATGGCGAGATCAACTACTATAACAATGATACGGAAGATTTGCTTGCCCGTCGTGGGGTTCCCAGCTCAGCGGGTATTAACGATCCTATTGTGAATGTAGCCTCCTTGACTAATAAAGGTTGGGAATTTGAATTGGGTTATCGCAAAACGGCAGGCGATTTTACTTTTGACGTGAAAGGAAACCTGTCTTTCAATAGAAGTGAAATAACGAAGCTTACCAAAGATGATGAACAGATGTTCTTCTCGACAGGAACAGTGACTGAGTCTGGTTATTCGATTGGACATTTCTACTTGATACAAGCTGATGGTATTTTCCAAAACCAGCAAGAGATTGATAACCATAAAGCAACCTTGGAGGGTGGCCAAGAGAAAGTGATCCAGCCACTCGCCAAGCCTGGTGATGTTCGTTTCGTCGATAAGAATAATGATGGGATTATCAATGCGGATGACCGCGAATACCTTGGTCGTTCGGAGCCTGGTTTTGTATATGGTTTATCAGCTGAGGTCGGGTACAAAGGATTTGACCTTTCGGTGTTGTTTTATGGCGAAGAAGACCGTCAACTTATCAATTTTGACCGTCAGGGATTGGAAAAATCTACTCCCGACAGGAACTATTCTACAGACCTTTTGGACGCTTGGAGTCCAAGCAATACGGGGTCGAGCGTTCCGCGTCTTACCAAAATTGATCTTAACAACAATAACAGACTTTCCTCTCGCTGGCTTGAAGACGCTTCGTTCCTGCGTGTGAAAAATATTCGTTTAGGTTATTCAGTGCCTAAGTCTGTACTTAACAAGGTTAATGTTCAGAAGCTAAGGGTTTATGTAAGTGGCGAGAACCTATTTACATTCACTGACTTTACAGGGGTTGACCCAGAGGCTCCAATTGGCCTTGATCAGGTTGGAGGTAGTGGCTATCGCTACCCTGTTGTTAAAAAAGCCGTTATCGGTTTGCAGTTGACATTCTAA
- a CDS encoding RagB/SusD family nutrient uptake outer membrane protein — protein MIGNKFKKYILALIAMSGIAFSSCEDLLEQTSPDTLTTDNYWRTPDDVRRFAVAVYDQLSYFTWKFGEVEFVCENLRGDDLVAAPGATQYGYLGRVVNFTNNDEWSPRNIWYKNYNMIHLSNQALANMGRVSGLSDADKAKFEAEFRFLKAYAHFDIWKNFHGVIIRDEVVSNGEQIDKALATEAEIDEYFVREFTAAANGLPAKWDDNNYGRATSGAAWAYLGKFHLYRKQWAEATAAFAKVTGYGLEDNFRSLFNGTNEQNKESIFVSKFSIDANTSQHSNLGLALVPGEKNGWNLVRVSEFATNSYEANDIRKDASVLLDGGTLEGETVDFDDENMRMLAKYVESMDIVNTGKSGTDYILMRYADVLLMNAEALNEQNQTGPALAALNQVRSRAGLGNFSGAQAEIRTEIKKQRMLELLGEGHRFYDLVRWGNPKQALSVEGGHPGAVNFEEGKHNYFPIPAVEYDENNLVDPTPKF, from the coding sequence ATGATTGGAAATAAATTCAAAAAATATATCCTGGCGCTAATAGCCATGTCAGGGATTGCTTTTAGCTCTTGCGAGGATTTGTTGGAGCAGACAAGCCCAGATACACTCACGACAGACAACTATTGGAGAACGCCTGATGATGTCAGACGGTTTGCCGTAGCCGTATATGATCAGCTTAGCTATTTTACTTGGAAGTTTGGCGAGGTGGAATTCGTGTGTGAGAACCTTAGAGGCGATGACCTTGTGGCCGCTCCTGGAGCTACTCAATATGGGTACTTGGGGCGTGTGGTCAACTTTACCAATAACGATGAGTGGAGCCCGAGAAACATCTGGTATAAAAATTATAACATGATCCATTTGTCAAATCAGGCATTGGCAAATATGGGGAGGGTTTCAGGGCTTTCTGATGCCGATAAGGCGAAATTTGAAGCAGAGTTTCGTTTTCTTAAAGCTTACGCTCATTTCGATATCTGGAAAAATTTTCATGGAGTCATTATCAGGGACGAAGTGGTGAGTAACGGAGAGCAGATTGATAAGGCCTTGGCTACAGAAGCTGAAATTGACGAATACTTCGTAAGGGAATTCACCGCCGCCGCAAATGGCTTGCCTGCAAAGTGGGATGACAACAATTATGGAAGAGCTACCTCAGGTGCTGCTTGGGCCTATCTTGGAAAGTTCCACCTCTATCGTAAACAATGGGCTGAAGCTACAGCGGCTTTTGCTAAAGTGACGGGCTATGGTCTGGAAGACAATTTTAGGAGCTTGTTTAATGGTACGAATGAGCAGAATAAAGAGTCGATTTTTGTATCGAAGTTCTCAATAGATGCAAATACAAGTCAGCATTCAAACTTGGGCCTAGCTTTGGTTCCAGGGGAAAAGAATGGTTGGAATCTAGTGAGAGTGTCAGAGTTTGCGACCAATAGTTATGAGGCAAATGATATCAGAAAAGATGCGTCGGTCTTGTTAGATGGAGGTACTTTGGAGGGTGAGACGGTTGACTTCGATGATGAAAATATGAGAATGCTTGCTAAGTATGTCGAGAGTATGGATATCGTCAACACAGGTAAGAGTGGGACTGATTATATCTTGATGCGTTATGCGGATGTTCTTTTGATGAATGCGGAAGCGTTGAATGAGCAAAATCAGACAGGTCCGGCTTTGGCGGCCCTTAACCAAGTTCGTTCACGAGCTGGTCTTGGTAACTTCAGCGGGGCTCAGGCCGAAATAAGAACTGAGATTAAGAAACAGCGTATGCTGGAGCTCCTTGGGGAAGGTCATCGTTTCTATGATCTTGTACGTTGGGGAAATCCTAAACAAGCGTTGTCTGTAGAGGGAGGTCACCCTGGTGCAGTAAATTTTGAAGAAGGAAAGCATAATTACTTCCCAATACCTGCGGTAGAGTATGATGAAAACAATTTGGTTGATCCAACTCCCAAATTCTAA
- a CDS encoding glycoside hydrolase family 2 TIM barrel-domain containing protein, producing the protein MLRCKYLLLLALVSCFACGPNREPHDWEDPSVIQVNKLPARATFFSFESEELAVGAEPSKSKYYRSLNGTWKFNWVRKPADRPVDFYKEGYDLSRWKDIDVPSNWELKGYGVPHYLDVEYPFKPEPPYIPNDYNPVGSYVREFEAPEGWDGRRTVIHFGAVKSAFYVWLNGEKIGYSQGSKLPGEFDITDKIRKGKNKLALEVYRWSDGSYLEDQDFWRVSGIERDVYLYSQPAVRVDDFFVTSNLDENYRHGKFNLDIRMVNASGSKANGQVEAILLKGYDEVFKLKKDIGEFASGDTLDVNFQKLVEDPAQWTAETPDLYTLLVNVKDGKGNVTGSFTQDVGFRTVETKGGQFLVNGKAVYIRGVNRHEHDPVNGHVVDEASMIEDIRLMKAYNINSVRLSHYPNDPKWYSLCNRYGLYVIDEANVESHGWHIGDTTKTLANNPDWELAHVDRVIRMVERDKNQPCIVTWSLGNEAGMGHNFRQGYLWAKNRDKTRPVQYEMAQYTNYSDIRAPMYYTAAKMERYVQKYQDRPLILCEYAHAMGNSVGNLQDYWDVFEKYPQLQGGFIWDWVDQGLLKKNVRGKEYWAYGGDFKHGEVDNDTTFCLNGLVLADRTPKPHINEVKKVYQPIKVIPENIRNGKMKVINKHAFRNLSEFAGKYELMADGKIIRKGELKDIDLAPGDTADFKVPVVYGAKPGTEYFLKVSYFTKTERNLVPENHLVAWDQYQLPIKSGKIYIDRESLPVITYDDMSAEFKIQTENFSLAFNKTDGSLSSYIYENRELIRRGLKPNFWRAPNDNELGNGMPARTSVWKRASDSLRLIKFDHARPEKNVVTVDVTYNCGGIAHQFVKYTVYGNGTVDVETKLEPLKDSLPEMPRWGMVMHLREPFDHVKWFGRGPHESYRDRKTSAEIGLFEGSVWDQYFPYPRPQEYGNKTDVRWMNVYNKDRGTGLLVTGDPILNANVHRHDLKAIDHPGAGHKNRHSIDVKPKMYSALYLDFEHTGVGGDNSWGAKALEKYTLYPKRMKFQFSLSPVNVNKQNVVQLSKKRIRKSDTPT; encoded by the coding sequence ATGTTACGTTGCAAATACTTGCTGTTGCTTGCGTTGGTCAGTTGCTTTGCCTGCGGACCTAACCGCGAGCCACACGACTGGGAAGACCCTTCGGTTATCCAGGTCAATAAACTCCCGGCCCGGGCGACGTTTTTCTCGTTCGAGTCTGAGGAACTTGCGGTGGGCGCCGAGCCTTCAAAATCGAAATATTACCGTTCGCTTAACGGAACCTGGAAATTCAACTGGGTAAGAAAGCCGGCTGATCGTCCGGTGGATTTTTATAAGGAAGGCTACGACCTGTCGCGCTGGAAAGACATCGACGTGCCGTCGAACTGGGAGCTCAAGGGCTACGGCGTTCCGCATTATCTTGATGTGGAGTACCCTTTCAAGCCCGAGCCTCCTTATATTCCCAATGACTACAATCCGGTAGGCTCTTACGTTCGTGAGTTCGAAGCGCCGGAAGGTTGGGACGGACGCCGTACCGTTATTCATTTCGGGGCGGTAAAGTCCGCTTTTTATGTTTGGCTCAACGGCGAGAAAATTGGCTATAGCCAGGGCTCAAAGCTTCCGGGGGAATTTGATATTACGGACAAGATCCGTAAAGGGAAAAACAAGCTTGCCCTGGAGGTATACCGTTGGAGCGACGGCAGTTATCTGGAAGATCAGGATTTCTGGCGTGTCAGCGGTATCGAGCGCGATGTTTATCTGTATTCGCAACCCGCAGTTCGGGTTGATGACTTTTTCGTGACTTCCAATCTGGATGAGAATTACCGGCACGGTAAATTCAATCTCGATATCCGGATGGTAAACGCTTCGGGGTCGAAAGCCAATGGGCAGGTCGAAGCCATTTTGCTGAAAGGTTATGACGAGGTTTTTAAGCTCAAAAAAGATATCGGCGAATTCGCTTCGGGAGACACTTTGGACGTCAACTTCCAGAAATTGGTGGAAGACCCTGCGCAGTGGACAGCAGAGACCCCCGATCTGTATACGCTTTTGGTAAACGTAAAAGACGGAAAAGGAAACGTGACGGGATCGTTTACGCAAGACGTAGGTTTCCGGACTGTAGAGACCAAGGGCGGGCAGTTTTTGGTTAACGGAAAGGCCGTCTATATCCGTGGCGTAAACCGTCACGAACATGATCCTGTGAACGGTCACGTGGTCGACGAGGCTTCGATGATCGAGGACATCCGCCTGATGAAGGCTTATAATATTAACTCTGTTCGCCTGAGTCATTATCCGAACGACCCGAAATGGTACAGCCTCTGTAACCGCTACGGTTTGTACGTGATCGACGAGGCGAACGTGGAATCGCACGGTTGGCATATCGGCGACACCACTAAGACTTTGGCCAATAACCCGGATTGGGAACTTGCGCATGTGGATCGTGTGATCCGGATGGTGGAACGCGACAAAAACCAGCCGTGTATCGTCACTTGGTCTTTGGGCAACGAAGCCGGAATGGGACACAACTTCCGCCAAGGATACCTTTGGGCCAAGAACCGTGACAAAACCCGTCCGGTACAGTACGAGATGGCGCAATACACCAACTACTCCGACATCCGTGCCCCGATGTATTACACGGCGGCCAAGATGGAGCGTTATGTTCAGAAATATCAAGACAGGCCGTTGATCCTTTGCGAATACGCTCACGCCATGGGTAACAGCGTAGGTAATTTGCAGGATTATTGGGATGTTTTCGAAAAATACCCGCAGCTTCAAGGCGGTTTTATTTGGGATTGGGTAGACCAAGGACTGCTTAAGAAAAACGTACGCGGTAAGGAATATTGGGCTTACGGTGGCGACTTCAAACACGGCGAAGTGGATAACGACACCACCTTCTGCCTCAACGGCTTGGTATTGGCCGACCGTACGCCGAAACCGCATATCAACGAGGTGAAAAAGGTTTACCAACCGATAAAGGTAATTCCTGAAAACATACGCAACGGAAAGATGAAAGTGATCAACAAACACGCTTTCCGCAATCTTTCCGAATTCGCCGGCAAATATGAGCTGATGGCCGACGGAAAAATCATCCGTAAAGGCGAGCTAAAAGATATTGATTTGGCGCCGGGCGATACCGCCGATTTTAAGGTACCGGTAGTTTACGGAGCGAAGCCGGGAACGGAGTACTTCCTGAAAGTCTCGTATTTCACCAAAACGGAGCGGAACCTTGTTCCCGAAAACCACCTGGTGGCATGGGACCAATACCAGCTTCCGATTAAGTCGGGCAAAATCTATATCGACCGTGAGTCGCTTCCTGTGATCACTTATGATGATATGTCCGCCGAATTTAAAATCCAGACGGAAAACTTCAGCCTTGCGTTCAATAAAACAGACGGTAGCCTGAGCTCATATATTTACGAGAACAGGGAACTGATCCGCAGGGGCTTAAAACCGAATTTTTGGCGCGCTCCGAACGACAACGAACTCGGAAACGGAATGCCGGCTCGCACTTCCGTATGGAAAAGGGCCTCGGATTCGCTTCGTTTGATCAAGTTTGACCATGCCCGCCCGGAAAAGAATGTCGTGACCGTGGACGTGACTTATAACTGTGGCGGGATTGCGCATCAGTTCGTAAAATACACCGTCTACGGAAACGGGACTGTGGATGTTGAGACAAAGCTCGAACCGCTCAAAGATTCCCTGCCAGAAATGCCTCGTTGGGGAATGGTGATGCATCTGCGTGAGCCGTTTGACCATGTGAAATGGTTCGGTCGCGGTCCGCACGAAAGTTACCGTGACCGTAAGACCAGCGCCGAAATCGGCTTGTTCGAAGGATCCGTTTGGGACCAGTATTTCCCTTATCCGCGTCCTCAGGAATACGGCAACAAGACCGACGTTCGCTGGATGAACGTGTATAACAAAGACCGCGGAACCGGCCTGCTCGTGACCGGCGATCCTATCCTCAACGCCAACGTGCACCGTCATGATCTGAAAGCCATCGACCACCCGGGAGCGGGGCATAAAAACCGTCACAGCATCGACGTGAAACCGAAGATGTACTCTGCCCTGTATCTGGACTTTGAGCATACCGGAGTTGGCGGAGACAATAGCTGGGGAGCCAAGGCTTTGGAAAAATATACGCTTTATCCGAA